One stretch of Schizosaccharomyces pombe strain 972h- genome assembly, chromosome: III DNA includes these proteins:
- the mrpl17 gene encoding mitochondrial 54S ribosomal protein mL46, protein MYLKRNIINMQRSFSRQFHISVRNSIQSSKPLSNSTPLKGCSVGTILIRSPILTRQPSEFEKSIYKYNAELWNELSDPLPAEFYFKKGSVGEKDWQERQKTLKGKESPFETIFGKERKEMESNKLLDSATHLQSRVTEADTKNDERSTLRSLDKSLYLLVKKSKSSGWQFPNTPVTSSEKALHLLCQDLLKNILDENSLTWLVARHPLALLKTEQEKTFLLRARLLNGLDVPNLQNVYDWVWCTYDELKNKLSPSSWDSVKNILSDRL, encoded by the exons ATGTACTTGAagagaaatattataaatatgcAGAGGTCTTTTTCGCGTCAATTTCACATTTCTGTACGAAATTCCATTCAATCCTCTAAACCCTTGTCTAACTCGACTCCTCTAAAAG GTTGTTCAGTGGGTACAATTTTAATTAGATCGCCAATTCTTACTCGCCAACCATCCGAATTCGAAAAAtctatatataaatataatgcGGAACTTTGGAATGAGCTGAGTGATCCTTTACCTGcagaattttatttcaagaAGGGATCGGTGGGTGAAAAAGATTGGCAAGAACGACAAAAAACACTAAAAGGTAAAGAATCACCCTTTGAGACGATATTTGGAAAGGAAAGGAAAGAGATGGAGTCTAACAAATTATTGGATTCTGCAACTCACTTGCAATCCAGAGTCACAGAAGCTGATACGAAAAACGATGAGCGAAGCACTCTTCGCTCGCTTGACAAGTCCCTTTACTTGttggtaaaaaaatctaaaagcTCGGGTTGGCAATTTCCTAACACTCCTGTTACAAGCTCCGAGAAGGCGCTGCATCTG TTATGTCAagatcttttaaaaaatatattagaCGAAAATTCGTTGACTTGGCTAGTTGCACGTCATCCATTAGCATTACTAAAAACGGAACAAGAAAAG ACCTTCTTGTTACGTGCTCGTTTATTAAATGGATTAGATGTACCTAACCTGCAAAACGTTTATGACTGGGTTTGGTGTACGTACGATGAACTGAAAAACAAACTTTCTCCTTCTTCATGGGATTCTGTAAAAAACATACTTTCCGATCGTTTGTAA